In Cryptomeria japonica chromosome 10, Sugi_1.0, whole genome shotgun sequence, a genomic segment contains:
- the LOC131048450 gene encoding F-box/kelch-repeat protein At1g57790-like, whose amino-acid sequence MIIREPYEPAEGLLLELVSALKSESEMNLKGIIAMNGEQIEMDNKIWSELPEELLILVLSSLPTLISRNFRVVCKRWQDLLLPSPMFRDISSTLVPSSSPAFLVGAAYSPHSRKTHRLYLLDSRPLGVYPFSLDFLGRGRFSVLTSCKGILCCRSSYTQGGPTFFYIFNPLTRTSLSLRSPPDPKRLPPYRSSFDFVRYLGFYGLAFDSATRSYILVIGYNNPINGERNNMEMQIYDSCTNEWTLINMNLSNPIIPSRGGIYSKGNFYWINGDSSMIITFHVAVFNVANRNWSIIELPSRPENSGDPSHWHLTGSDGNVLVAYKKDLSLWKLDEEDNSWSELQLFPRSLREENMRRLNDHSRRNLGTEVVANSCGWILVYMGGCKMIVFDAQGRIILCIQGKLLEFFHDIGRSWNVFGYEINNVWWP is encoded by the coding sequence ATGATAATAAGGGAACCGTATGAGCCTGCTGAAGGCCTTCTTTTAGAACTTGTATCCGCATTGAAATCGGAATCAGAGATGAATCTGAAAGGAATAATTGCAATGAATGGAGAGCAGATAGAGATGGACAACAAGATTTGGAGTGAGCTACCGGAGGAGCTATTAATATTGGTTTTGTCTAGTCTGCCCACTCTCATTAGTAGGAATTTCAGGGTCGTCTGTAAAAGATGGCAGGATTTGCTTCTACCCTCACCCATGTTTCGAGACATATCATCGACGCTTGTGCCTTCTTCGTCTCCTGCTTTCCTCGTTGGTGCCGCCTATTCACCACACAGTAGGAAAACACATCGTTTATATCTTCTTGACTCACGGCCACTCGGGGTGTATCCATTCTCGTTAGATTTCCTGGGACGTGGGCGCTTCAGTGTTCTGACGTCCTGCAAGGGCATCCTTTGTTGCCGTTCAAGTTATACGCAAGGAGGTCCCACTTTCTTCTACATTTTCAACCCTCTTACCAGGACATCGCTTTCCCTAAGGTCTCCCCCTGACCCTAAAAGGCTTCCCCCTTACCGTTCTTCTTTCGATTTTGTACGATATTTAGGATTCTATGGATTGGCATTCGATTCTGCCACAAGGAGCTACATCTTGGTCATAGGATACAACAATCCCATCAATGGAGAAAGGAACAATATGGAGATGCAGATCTATGATTCATGCACTAATGAATGGACATTAATCAACATGAATCTATCCAATCCAATTATTCCATCGAGGGGAGGGATTTACTCGAAAGGGAATTTTTACTGGATTAATGGTGACAGTTCTATGATTATTACATTTCATGTTGCAGTATTTAATGTTGCAAACAGGAATTGGAGTATTATAGAGCTACCAAGCCGACCTGAGAATTCTGGTGACCCTTCTCATTGGCATTTAACTGGGTCTGATGGGAATGTGCTTGTGGCGTATAAGAAAGATCTTTCATTATGGAAGTTGGATGAAGAGGACAACAGCTGGTCAGAATTGCAGTTGTTTCCGAGGAGCTTGCGTGAAGAAAACATGAGGCGTCTAAATGATCACTCTCGCCGGAATTTGGGAACAGAAGTGGTGGCTAACAGTTGTGGGTGGATTTTGGTATATATGGGCGGTTGCAAGATGATTGTATTTGACGCACAGGGGAGAATAATTCTGTGCATTCAAGGTAAGTTGCTTGAATTCTTTCATGATATTGGACGGTCATGGAACGTTTTTGGCTACGAaatcaacaatgtttggtggcctTGA